One Staphylococcus simiae genomic region harbors:
- the gmk gene encoding guanylate kinase: MENEKGLLIVLSGPSGVGKGTVRKSIFEDPTTSYKYSISMTTRQMRDGEVDGVDYFFKTKDEFEALIKDDQFIEYAEYVGNYYGTPVQYVKDTMAEGHDVFLEIEVEGAKQVRKKFPDALFIFLAPPSLEHLRERLVGRGTESSEKIQSRINEAKKEVEMMNLYDYVVVNDEVELAKNRVQCIVEAEHLKRERVEAKYRKMLLEAKK, encoded by the coding sequence ATGGAAAATGAAAAAGGATTGTTAATCGTTCTTTCAGGTCCTTCAGGTGTTGGTAAAGGAACTGTAAGAAAGAGCATATTTGAGGATCCAACTACATCATATAAGTATTCTATTTCAATGACGACACGTCAAATGCGTGACGGTGAAGTGGATGGCGTAGATTACTTTTTTAAGACGAAAGATGAATTTGAAGCTTTAATTAAAGATGATCAATTTATTGAATATGCCGAATATGTTGGTAACTATTATGGTACACCAGTTCAGTACGTTAAAGATACTATGGCAGAAGGTCATGATGTGTTTCTTGAAATTGAAGTTGAAGGTGCGAAACAAGTTAGAAAGAAATTTCCAGATGCACTATTTATTTTCCTTGCTCCACCAAGCTTAGAACATTTACGTGAGCGTTTAGTGGGAAGAGGTACAGAATCAAGCGAAAAGATACAAAGTCGTATAAATGAAGCTAAAAAAGAAGTTGAAATGATGAATTTATATGATTATGTTGTTGTTAATGATGAAGTAGAACTTGCAAAAAATAGAGTTCAATGTATAGTAGAAGCTGAACACCTTAAAAGAGAACGTGTAGAAGCAAAATATAGAAAGATGTTATTGGAGGCTAAAAAGTAA
- the pyrF gene encoding orotidine-5'-phosphate decarboxylase, protein MKDLPIIALDFESKEKVNQFLDLFDEPLFVKIGMELFYQEGPDLIKSVKSRGHDIFLDLKLHDIPHTVGKAMEGLAKLNVDLVNVHAAGGTLMMMQALQGLRKYNKNTKIIAVTQLTSTTEDMLHNEQNIQTSIEDAVLNYASLAKQAGLDGVVCSPLESKLLTNHLGVDFMKVTPGIRPQGSSKDDQHRITTPEQARQLGSTHIVVGRPITQSDDPVKSYQIIKESWLS, encoded by the coding sequence ATGAAAGATTTACCGATAATTGCCTTAGATTTTGAATCAAAAGAAAAAGTGAACCAGTTTTTAGATTTATTTGATGAGCCTTTATTCGTGAAAATTGGTATGGAATTATTTTATCAGGAAGGGCCGGATCTGATTAAATCAGTAAAATCTAGAGGACATGATATCTTCTTAGATTTAAAATTACATGATATTCCTCATACTGTTGGTAAAGCGATGGAAGGTTTGGCTAAATTAAATGTTGATTTAGTTAATGTTCACGCAGCAGGTGGTACATTAATGATGATGCAAGCTCTACAAGGTCTTAGAAAATATAATAAAAATACTAAAATTATTGCTGTCACACAATTAACATCAACAACAGAAGACATGCTTCATAACGAGCAAAATATTCAAACATCTATCGAAGATGCAGTGTTAAACTATGCCTCATTAGCGAAACAAGCTGGCTTAGATGGCGTTGTATGTTCGCCATTAGAAAGTAAATTATTAACAAATCATTTAGGCGTAGATTTTATGAAAGTGACACCAGGTATTAGACCTCAAGGTTCATCAAAAGATGATCAACATAGAATTACTACACCAGAACAAGCAAGACAATTAGGATCTACTCACATAGTAGTTGGTCGACCAATTACGCAAAGCGACGATCCTGTTAAAAGTTATCAAATTATTAAAGAAAGTTGGTTATCATAA
- the pyrE gene encoding orotate phosphoribosyltransferase has translation MAKAIAKALLDIEAVTLSPNDLYTWSSGIKSPIYCDNRVTLGYPLVRGAIRDGLIKLIEAQFPDVEIISGTATAGIPHAAFIAEELKLPMNYVRSSSKSHGKQNQIEGANSKGKKVVVVEDLISTGGSSITAVDALKEAGADVLGVIAIFTYGLKKADDTFKNADLPFYTLSNYNELIEVAEDEGKITKDDIKTLVEWRDNLA, from the coding sequence ATGGCAAAAGCAATAGCAAAAGCATTATTAGATATAGAAGCGGTGACACTATCACCTAATGATTTATATACTTGGAGTTCAGGAATCAAATCTCCAATTTATTGTGATAATCGTGTTACTTTAGGTTACCCATTAGTTCGTGGTGCTATTCGTGATGGTTTAATTAAATTAATTGAAGCACAATTCCCAGATGTAGAAATTATTTCAGGTACAGCAACGGCTGGTATTCCTCATGCAGCTTTTATTGCAGAAGAATTAAAATTACCAATGAACTATGTACGTTCATCAAGTAAAAGTCATGGTAAACAAAATCAAATTGAAGGTGCAAACAGTAAGGGTAAAAAAGTGGTTGTTGTAGAAGATTTAATTTCTACAGGTGGCTCATCAATTACTGCTGTCGACGCATTAAAAGAAGCCGGTGCTGATGTTCTTGGTGTCATAGCAATTTTCACATACGGTTTAAAAAAAGCAGATGATACTTTTAAAAATGCAGATCTACCATTCTATACATTAAGTAATTACAATGAATTAATTGAAGTTGCTGAAGACGAAGGCAAGATTACGAAAGATGATATTAAGACATTAGTTGAATGGAGAGACAACTTAGCATAA
- a CDS encoding VOC family protein — protein sequence MEIPKITTFLMFNNQAEEAVKLYTSLFEDSEIITMAKYGDHGPGDPGTVQHSIFTLNGQVFMAIDANSGTELPMNPAISLFVTVKDTLEMERLFNGLKKEGAILMPKTEMPPYREFAWVQDKFGVSFQLALPE from the coding sequence ATGGAAATCCCAAAAATCACAACATTTTTAATGTTTAATAATCAAGCAGAAGAAGCTGTAAAATTATATACAAGTTTATTTGAAGATAGCGAGATTATTACGATGGCAAAGTATGGTGACCATGGTCCTGGAGATCCTGGTACAGTTCAACATTCTATTTTTACATTAAATGGACAAGTGTTTATGGCAATAGACGCAAATAGTGGCACTGAATTACCAATGAATCCTGCTATTTCCTTATTTGTAACCGTTAAGGATACATTAGAAATGGAGCGCTTATTTAACGGTTTGAAGAAAGAAGGGGCAATATTAATGCCTAAAACTGAAATGCCACCGTATAGAGAATTTGCATGGGTACAAGACAAATTTGGTGTCAGTTTTCAACTAGCATTACCAGAATAA
- a CDS encoding Rqc2 family fibronectin-binding protein: MAYDGLFTKKMVESLQFLISGRIHKINQPDNDTIIMVVRQNRQNHQLLLSIHPSFSRLQLTNKKYDNPFNPPMFARVFRKHLEGGIIEDIRQIGNDRRVEIDIKSKDEIGDTTYRTVILEIMGKHSNLILVDENHKIIEGFKHLTPNTNLYRTVMPGFKYEAPPTQHKVNPYDVTGREVLQYIDFNSGNIAKQLLNHFEGFSPLITNEIVSRRHFMTTETLPEAFDEVMAETTLEPTPVFHKNHDSGKEDFYFMKLNQFYDDIVIYDSLNDLLDRYFDARGERERVKQRANDLVKFVQQQLHKYQNKLSKLIDEYEHAKNKDTEQLYGELITANIYRIKQGDKEVVATNYYTDEEITIPLNPTKSPAANAQYYYKQYNRMKTREHELTHQINLTRENIDYFSNIEQQLQHITVSEIDDIRDELAEQGFMKQRKNATKKKKEQIQLQEYVSSDGDTILVGKNNKQNDYLTNKKAKKSYIWLHTKDIPGSHVVILNDDPSEETIKEAAMLAGYFSKAGNSGQIPVDYTLIKHVHKPSGAKPGFVTYDNQKTLYATPDYEHIQQMRVKK; this comes from the coding sequence ATGGCATACGATGGTTTATTTACAAAAAAAATGGTGGAATCTTTACAATTTTTAATTTCTGGGCGCATCCATAAAATTAATCAACCAGATAACGATACAATCATAATGGTTGTGCGACAAAATCGTCAAAATCACCAATTATTATTATCAATTCACCCAAGCTTTTCAAGATTACAGCTGACAAATAAAAAATATGATAATCCATTTAATCCACCTATGTTTGCACGTGTTTTTCGTAAACACTTAGAAGGTGGTATCATCGAAGATATTCGTCAAATAGGTAATGACCGACGTGTCGAAATCGATATTAAAAGTAAAGATGAAATTGGCGATACGACTTATCGTACCGTTATATTAGAAATCATGGGTAAACATAGTAATTTAATATTAGTAGATGAAAATCATAAAATTATCGAAGGCTTTAAGCACTTAACGCCTAATACAAATCTTTATCGTACTGTAATGCCTGGTTTTAAATATGAAGCACCACCTACTCAGCATAAAGTTAATCCTTATGACGTGACTGGTAGAGAAGTCTTGCAATATATAGATTTTAATAGCGGTAATATTGCGAAACAGTTATTAAATCACTTTGAAGGTTTCAGTCCCCTTATTACTAATGAAATAGTAAGTCGTCGCCATTTTATGACAACCGAAACCTTGCCAGAAGCATTTGATGAAGTAATGGCTGAGACGACACTAGAGCCTACTCCAGTTTTCCATAAAAATCATGATAGTGGTAAAGAAGATTTCTATTTTATGAAGTTAAATCAATTTTATGATGATATAGTCATCTATGATTCTTTAAATGATTTATTAGACCGTTATTTTGATGCTCGTGGTGAACGTGAAAGAGTTAAACAACGTGCGAATGACTTAGTTAAATTTGTACAACAACAGTTACACAAATATCAAAATAAATTATCTAAATTAATAGATGAATATGAACATGCTAAAAATAAAGATACTGAGCAACTTTACGGAGAATTAATTACGGCGAATATTTATCGTATTAAACAAGGTGATAAAGAAGTTGTAGCAACAAATTATTATACCGATGAAGAAATAACAATTCCTTTAAATCCTACTAAGTCACCTGCAGCTAATGCTCAGTATTATTATAAACAATACAATCGTATGAAAACGCGTGAGCATGAATTAACACATCAAATTAATTTAACTAGAGAAAATATCGATTATTTTAGTAATATCGAGCAACAATTACAACATATCACTGTGTCTGAAATAGATGATATTAGAGATGAACTTGCTGAACAAGGCTTTATGAAGCAACGTAAAAATGCCACAAAAAAGAAAAAAGAGCAAATACAATTGCAAGAATATGTTTCAAGTGATGGTGATACTATATTAGTAGGTAAGAATAACAAACAAAATGATTATTTAACTAATAAAAAAGCGAAGAAGTCATATATTTGGTTGCATACTAAAGATATACCTGGGTCACATGTAGTCATTTTAAATGATGATCCAAGTGAAGAAACGATTAAAGAAGCGGCGATGTTGGCAGGTTACTTTTCAAAAGCAGGAAACTCTGGACAAATACCTGTAGACTACACATTGATTAAACACGTTCATAAACCATCAGGAGCTAAACCTGGGTTTGTAACTTACGATAACCAAAAAACGCTTTATGCAACACCAGACTATGAACATATTCAACAAATGCGTGTAAAAAAATAA